In a single window of the Elaeis guineensis isolate ETL-2024a chromosome 4, EG11, whole genome shotgun sequence genome:
- the LOC105033633 gene encoding LOW QUALITY PROTEIN: probable E3 ubiquitin-protein ligase XBOS34 (The sequence of the model RefSeq protein was modified relative to this genomic sequence to represent the inferred CDS: inserted 2 bases in 2 codons), whose amino-acid sequence MGAQQSKDELLYQQVNHCNMERIRALRHQGAGLEWMDKEGKTPLILACMRHDLLHVAKALIEMGANVNAYRPGCHAGTPLHHAAKKGLEQTVHLLLSHGANPFIMNDDCQSALDVAREKGHYNVVRAIESRICLFSGWLCEHXGPGFLEAFAPKLMSRKIWAVVLPCDSRNPTRPLKFELAIYPELQGRIQLRDWREAGLPKRVRVRKRLGNNCNNKVPGRFRSTCRTLDKRPQLLRVVENDRRELRVHSTYYHQVAKPRIIISLWKAYIEEPKFNQPDPAVVIIDNATRIKYKFLSANEGDKQQLWWFYNACRGIPQVINNIPETPAGGPMPPPSQINSYASATSTGTHTSNQEDMEIAMAINASIQSAIAEGVPDVQPVTHTSNTSGWGCSSGHSTNNGWRPPDVAPPSKLNAQACLNESNPSACHGWXAPEVGPNNRASQPTMSQSDTAFIVPSWEAHPTVLVPSAPPVADETFYDGPIHYPSIDSSPVDISMPAVETKPVTTEVKEDTAGTPGFSKPGNDEVEEGSRNTSGFCVICLDAPVEGACIPCGHMVGCMPCLKEIKAKNWGCPVCRANVDQVVRLYAV is encoded by the exons ATGGGGGCACAGCAATCCAAAGATGAGTTGCTCTACCAGCAGGTTAATCACTGCAACATGGAAAGAATCAGGGCTCTTCGCCACCAAGGTGCCGGATTGGAG TGGATGGACAAAGAAGGAAAGACCCCGTTGATCCTTGCATGCATGAGGCATGATCTCTTGCATGTTGCAAAAGCTCTGATTGAGATGGGTGCGAATGTGAATGCTTATCGGCCTG GGTGTCATGCAGGAACTCCACTGCATCATGCTGCAAAAAAAGGCCTCGAGCAAACTGTTCATCTACTTCTCTCTCACGGAG CAAACCCATTCATCATGAATGATGATTGTCAAAGTGCACTTGATGTGGCCAGAGAGAAGGGGCACTACAATGTTGTCCGTGCCATTGAG AGCCGAATATGCCTTTTCTCTGGCTGGCTGTGCGAGC ATGGGCCGGGATTTTTGGAAGCATTTGCTCCAAAATTGATGTCAAGAAAAAT TTGGGCTGTGGTTTTACCTTGTGATTCTCGTAATCCAACAAGGCCTCTGAAGTTCGAGTTAGCTATATATCCTGAGCTGCAG GGGCGAATTCAGCTGCGGGACTGGAGAGAAGCAGGGCTCCCAAAAAGAGTTCGAGTAAGAAAGCGCCTAGGGAACAACTGCAATAATAAGGTACCAGGGAGATTTCGAAGCACGTGCAGAACCTTAGACAAAAGACCACAGCTACTGAGGGTTGTAGAAAATGACAGAAGAGAATTAAGAGTTCATTCTACTTACTATCATCAG GTTGCAAAGCCCCGCATTATTATTTCACTTTGGAAAGCTTATATCGAGGAACCAAAGTTCAACCAGCCAGATCCAGCTGTGGTTATTATTGACAACGCCACAA GAATAAAGTACAAGTTTTTATCGGCAAATGAAGGTGACAAGCAACAACTATGGTGGTTCTATAATGCATGCCGAGGAATTCCCCAG GTGATTAATAACATTCCGGAAACACCAGCAGGTGGACCCATGCCTCCCCCATCACAAATCAACTCATATGCATCAGCAACATCAACAGGCACACATACATCCAACCAGGAAGACATGGAAATAGCCATGGCCATTAACGCCTCCATTCAGTCAGCTATAGCAGAGGGAGTGCCTGATGTCCAACCAGTCACCCACACCAGCAACACCAGCGGCTGGGGCTGCTCGTCTGGTCATTCTACCAACAATGGATGGCGGCCACCAGATGTTGCTCCACCATCAAAATTAAATGCCCAAGCAtgtctgaatgagtcaaatcccAGTGCATGCCATGGAT CTGCTCCTGAAGTTGGGCCAAATAATAGGGCATCACAGCCTACTATGAGTCAATCTGATACAGCATTCATTGTTCCATCTTGGGAGGCACATCCCACAGTTTTGGTTCCTTCTGCTCCACCAGTTGCCGATGAGACATTTTATGATGGACCAATTCACTATCCATCGATAGATTCCAGTCCTGTTGATATAAGCATGCCAGCTGTAGAGACAAAACCTGTGACTACTGAAGTGAAAGAAGATACTGCTGGTACTCCAGGATTTTCCAAACCTGGGAACGATGAAGTTGAAGAAGGCAGTCGCAATACTTCTGGGTTTTGTGTCATCTGTTTGGATGCCCCAGTGGAGGGGGCTTGCATTCCATGTGGTCACATGGTTGGATGTATGCCTTGCTTGAAGGAGATCAAAGCGAAGAATTGGGGATGCCCTGTTTGCCGTGCCAATGTAGATCAGGTCGTAAGGCTCTATGCTGTTTGA
- the LOC105035685 gene encoding LOW QUALITY PROTEIN: PH, RCC1 and FYVE domains-containing protein 1 (The sequence of the model RefSeq protein was modified relative to this genomic sequence to represent the inferred CDS: inserted 1 base in 1 codon; deleted 4 bases in 2 codons) — protein MADLPNYGNPDRDLEQALIALKKGSQLIKYSRKGKPKVRQFRLSSDGTTLIWFSHKKEKSVKLASVLKIIPGQRTAVFKRFARPEKDYLSFSLIYKNGERSLDLICKDQAEVELWFTGLQALISRGQHRRTRTDVPGDSFSFSDDGGDSVRNAHPFGATVEVSSCSFDTSSCTFAPYFNSARSDVGSDGAKMHIRTNTADGCRLSISSAPSCSSQGSGPDDIESLGDVYVWGEIWSDGTLSDGRTSSFCQRTDVLLPKPLESNVVLDVHQIACGFRHAALVTRQGEVFTWGEEFGGRLGHGTDTDVSRPRLVETLAVSNVDYVACGEFHTCAISTSGDLFAWGDGAYNAGLLGQGSDVSHWIPKRVSGPLEGLQVLSVACGTWHSALVTSNGKLFTFGDGTFGVLGHGDRKSVAYPKEVESLSGLKTVKVACGIWHTAALVEVMGQTGVNAISRKLFTWGDGDKNRLGHGDKEARLIPTCVSSLIDYNFHQLACGHTVTVGLTTSGRVFTMGGTNYGQLGNLQSDGKLPCLVQGRLVGELVEEISCGAYHVAVLTSRSEVYTWGRGANGRLGHGDVEDQKTPTLVEALKDRHVKSISCGSNFTACICIHKWVSGADQSICSGCRQAFGFTRKRHNCYNCGLVHCHACSSKKVLKAALAPTPGKPHRVCDSCYSKLKASEASNSSALGRGMXIPRGSVDGRERLDRGEVRTSKILLSPTTEPVRSVEVKSVKNEMKSHSFLTRASQVQPLSQLKDISFPSTLSALQTALRPIAASTPTPTGNAIPSSPYSRKPSPPSATSLFSKSIIDSLKRTNELLNQEVLKLQAQVDNFKHKCEIQDAALQKSEKKAKGANSLAAEESAKCNAAMEFIDSLQVQLKEMAGKLPPEVEDKFQALQIEAESLLKSNRSRGSQFSASSAMDYSEHDRSNLANEGVVDVHDPKMENHGDELELLQNPTEGNAPHRLAVTREATLSHGVETSSRSSGNSPPRYGSHGEVQLTEQFEPGVYVTLVQLPDGTKVFKQVRFSKRRFAEQQAEEWWKENQERVFKKYNYSAHTSSSQSMSAQPAAEERVTSSEA, from the exons ATGGCCGATCTACCTAATTATGGGAATCCTGATCGTGATCTCGAGCAG GCCCTTATTGCTTTAAAGAAAGGTAGCCAATTAATCAAGTATAGTCGGAAAGGAAAGCCCAAAGTTCGTCAATTCAGACTATCCAGT GATGGAACAACACTGATTTGGTTTTCGCATAAAAAGGAAAAGAGCGTTAAGTTAGCTTCCGTCTTGAAAATCATTCCCGGACAGAGAACT GCCGTTTTCAAGAGATTTGCACGCCCCGAGAAAGATTATTTGTCATTTTCTCTTATTTACAAGAATGGTGAACGGTCCCTAGATTTG ATTTGCAAAGACCAAGCTGAAGTTGAGCTCTGGTTTACAGGCCTCCAAGCTTTGATCTCTAGAGGCCAACACAGACGTACTAGGACTGATGTACCTGGTGATTCATTTTCATTTTCTGAT GATGGAGGAGATTCTGTTCGGAATGCGCATCCTTTTGGTGCAACAGTAGAGGTTTCTTCCTGTAGTTTTGACACAAGTTCTTGCACTTTTGCGCCTTATTTTAATtcagcaagatcagatgtgggATCAGACGGTGCAAAAATGCATATAAGAACAAATACGGCAGATGGTTGTCGACTTAGTATTTCCAGTGCACCAAGTTGCTCCAGTCAAGGTTCTGGACCAGATGATATTGAATCCTTAGGTGATGTTTATGTCTGGGGAGAAATATGGAGTGATGGGACCTTATCAGATGGGCGTACAAGTTCCTTCTGTCAAAGAACAGATGTCTTACTTCCAAAACCTTTAGAGTCGAACGTTGTTTTGGACGTTCATCAGATTGCTTGCGGTTTCAGACATGCTGCTCTTGTTACAAGGCAAGGGGAGGTATTTACTTGGGGTGAGGAATTTGGTGGACGGCTGGGACATGGAACTGACACAGATGTGAGTCGACCTCGTTTAGTTGAAACTTTGGCAGTGTCAAATGTGGACTATGTTGCATGCGGTGAGTTCCATACTTGTGCTATATCTACTTCTGGTGACTTGTTTGCATGGGGGGATGGAGCCTATAATGCTGGACTTCTTGGCCAAGGCAGCGATGTCAGCCACTGGATTCCTAAAAGAGTTTCTGGCCCTCTAGAAGGACTTCAAGTCTTGTCTGTTGCATGCGGCACATGGCATTCAGCACTGGTTACTTCGAATGGAAAATTATTTACATTTGGTGATGGAACATTTGGTGTTTTGGGCCATGGTGATCGAAAAAGTGTTGCATACCCTAAGGAAGTTGAATCTTTGAGTGGATTGAAAACTGTCAAGGTTGCATGTGGAATATGGCATACTGCAGCCCTTGTCGAGGTAATGGGACAGACGGGTGTAAATGCTATTTCTAGAAAGCTATTTACCTGGGGTGATGGAGATAAAAATCGTTTGGGTCATGGCGACAAAGAGGCACGGTTGATCCCCACCTGCGTCTCATCACTTATTGACTACAACTTCCATCAGCTAGCCTGCGGACATACTGTTACTGTTGGCCTCACCACATCTGGACGTGTTTTCACAATGGGTGGTACCAATTATGGCCAGCTGGGAAATCTGCAGTCTGATGGAAAACTGCCTTGCTTGGTGCAAGGTAGATTGGTTGGTGAGTTGGTTGAAGAGATTTCATGCGGAGCCTATCATGTTGCTGTGCTGACTTCACGAAGTGAAGTGTATACATGGGGAAGAGGTGCTAATGGAAGATTGGGACACGGAGATGTTGAAGATCAGAAAACTCCTACTCTTGTTGAAGCACTGAAAGATAGGCATGtgaaaagtatttcttgtggTTCAAATTTCACAGCATGCATTTGCATTCACAAATGGGTATCTGGTGCAGATCAGTCTATCTGCTCGGGGTGTCGACAAGCATTTGGGTTTACTAGAAAGAGACACAATTGTTATAATTGTGGCCTGGTACATTGCCATGCTTGTAGTTCCAAGAAAGTGCTGAAAGCTGCACTGGCACCAACACCAGGCAAACCTCATCGAGTATGTGATTCATGCTATTCGAAGCTCAAAGCATCAGAAGCAAGTAATTCATCTGCATTAGGAAGAGGAA TAATTCCCCGTGGCTCCGTTGACGGTAGGGAGAGGCTAGACAGGGGAGAAGTCAGAACTTCAAAGATTCTCTTGTCACCAACTACAGAACCTGTTAGATCTGTTGAAGTTAAATCAGTCAAGAATGAAATGAAGTCA CACTCCTTTCTAACCCGAGCTTCCCAAGTTCAACCCCTGTCACAACTGAAAGATATTTCTTTTCCTAGCACTCTGAGTGCACTTCAGACTGCTTTGAGACCAATTGCTGCATCAACACCAACACCTACCGGCAATGCCATACCCTCATCTCCGTACTCGCGGAAGCCAAGTCCTCCC TCTGCAACTTCATTATTCTCTAAAAGTATTATTGATAGCCTAAAAAGGACTAATGAACTATTGAACCAGGAAGTCTTAAAGTTGCAAGCACAG GTTGATAATTTCAAACATAAATGTGAAATTCAAGATGCAGCACTGCAGAAATCAGAAAAAAAGGCTAAAGGAGCTAATTCTCTGGCTGCAGAAGAGTCTGCCAAGTGTAATGCTGCAATGGAGTTTATTGACTCTCTTCAAGTGCAG CTGAAGGAAATGGCAGGAAAACTGCCTCCTGAGGTTGAAGACAAATTTCAAGCCTTACAAATTGAAGCAGAATCATTGCTAAAAAGTAACAGAAGCCGTGGGTCTCAATTTTCCGCATCCTCGGCAATGGATTATTCAGAACATGATCGATCAAACCTTGCCAATGAAGGAGTTGTTGATGTCCATGACCCAAAGATGGAAAATCACGGGGATGAATTAGAACTACTACAAAATCCTACTGAAGGCAATGCTCCACATAGATTAGCTGTTACCAGGGAGGCTACACTTTCCCACGGTGTTGAGACAAGCTCAAGATCATCTGGTAATTCTCCACCGAGGTACGGTAGCCATGGAGAGGTACAACTGACTGAGCAATTCGAGCCTGGTGTTTATGTGACTCTTGTTCAGCTCCCAGATGGTACGAAAGTTTTCAAGCAGGTCCGGTTCAG CAAACGAAGATTTGCTGAGCAGCAGGCTGAGGAGTGGTGGAAGGAAAATCAAGAGAGGGtgttcaaaaaatataattattcagCTCATACTTCTTCCTCACAGTCTATGAGTGCACAACCTGCTGCGGAGGAACGGGTCACATCATCTGAGGCCTAG